Sequence from the Symbiopectobacterium purcellii genome:
TTATTGACTTCCACCTCTTCATAACCGGGTTTACCGTGCAGAATATCTTCGTAATAGCGCTCAATACCCAGTTTACCGATGTCACTCGTGGCGGCGTAATCGGCAATTTTTTCTTCTTTGCTCAGTCGCTCTACGTCTTTATCGTTGATTTTTGATACGTATCCGAGGACATGGGTGAGTGCTGAACCATACGGGTAATAGCGGCGTTGATAGCCTTTGACTTCCACGCCGGGAAAACGGTACTGGTTGACGGCAAAACGGGCAACATCAACGTCGCTTAAGGCAGTTTTGACTGGAATGGAGGTGAAGCGGCGTGAGCGTTTACGTTCTTTCTCGAAGTTTTCCAGATCATCATCAGTGAGATTGACGATGGGTTTCAGCGCAGCCAGCGTATCTTGCAGGTTATCAACTTTGTCTGGCACCAGTTCAAGCTGGTAAATGGTGCGGTTTAGCGCCAGTGGAATACCGTTGCGATCGTAAATGATGCCGCGGCTGGGCGCGATGGGCACCAGCTTGATGCGGTTTGCGTTTGAACGTGTGCGGTAGTCATCAACGCGCACCACTTGTAAATGGTACAGATTGGTCACCAGCACGCCGGAAAGCAGCAAAATGCCGATGAACGCCACTAAAGCACGACGTACGAAAAGGGCGGATTCCGCCGAATAATCACGAAAGGGTTTATGTTCTGTTTTCATCCGGCAACTATTTCGTGTGTTTCATCGTACAGTCTTACTCTCTATGGTAAGGGTGATTGGTGGTGATGCTCCACGCCCGATACAGGCTCTCGGCCACCAATACGCGCACCAGCGGGTGCGGCAGCGTTAACGGTGATAGCGACCAGCTTTGCTCCGCTGCCGCTTTGCACGCGGGGGCAAGCCCTTCTGGGCCGCCAATCAGCAGGCTGACGTCGCGCCCGTCCTGCTTCCAGCGTTCCAACTGGCTGGCAAGCTGCGGGGTTTCCCACGGTGTACCGGGAATATCCAGCGTCACAATACGGTTACCTTTGCCCACTGCTGCCAGCATCAGTTCACCTTCTCGCTCAAGAATGCGTTTGATATCCGCATTCTTCCCCCGTTTACCGGCAGGGATCTCCGTGAGCTCGAAGGGCATGTCTTTGGGGAAACGCCGCAGATAATCTGAAAAACCTGTCTGCACCCAGTCCGGCATTTTGGTGCCAACGGCGACCAGTTGCAGCCTCATACTAGCTCCACAACTTTTCCAGTTCGTACAGGTGACGGCTTTCTTCCTGCATCACATGCACCATGACATCACCGAGATCGACAACCACCCAGTCTGCACTTTGCTGCCCTTCCACGCCCAGCGGGATCATACCGGCGGCGCGCGAGGCTTGTACCACATGGTCGGCGATAGACGAGACGTGGCGGCTGGATGTACCGGTGCAGATAATCATGCAGTCGGTAATGCTGGATTTGCAACGCACGTTCAGCGCAACGATATCCTGGCCTTTTAAATCATCTATTTTATCAATAACAAAATCTTGGAGTGCTTGGCCTTGCAAAGGTTCCTCCTGCCTGGCGGTTCATCCGGAGAAATGTGCTCCGGCGGGATAAAAAAGGTTGCGTGTTTATGCGTGACGCACCGCTGGTGTTTCAGGGTATTAACGACCCATTTGGTGGCGTAGACAACGCGCTTTACCGTTTTTTACCGGACTGAAAAACCAGCGGCGGAGTATAGCATGCCCGGTGAGAGAGTGGTATGTGGGAAGCGGGTTAACGGTATAAGTCGTGAGCATCCATAAAATGCAGCACGGCAGGTGGAACCAGGTCGTCACAGGGTTCACCTTTTTGGCGGCGCTGGCGAATATCTGTGGCTGAAATGGTGACCAACGGCGTATGTGCCAGATAGATCAATCCGTGCGGTTGCGCGTGGAGGGCGGCGGCATGTTCAGCGCTGTGCGCTTCCAGCCACGCCTGCTGTTCTGGCGTGTCCAGCGTGGTGCGATAACCTGGGCGGGCGCAGACCAACAGATGACAGACGTTAAGCAGATCGCGCCCACGGTGCCACGTGTGCAAGGTGAGCAGCGAATCCTGTCCGATGATAAACGCTAACGGCTGGTCATCACCCATTTCGCCACGGAGCGTTTCCAGCGTATCGATAGTGTAGGACGGTGTTACACGCTGCAATTCACGGTCATCCACGCTGAATAACGGCGCCTCGGCGATGGCGAGTTCCACCATGCGTTTTCGCTGTTGCGCGGTGGCTTCAGGTTGTTCGCGATGGGGCGGTACGTTATTGGGCATCAGCGTGATGCGCGTTACGCCTATTTCATCCGCCAACGCGGTGACGGGGCGTAAATGGCCATAATGAATCGGATCAAAAGTGCCGCCGAAATAGGCGATCAATTTAGCGGGAGTAGCGCTAGTCATCGGTGTTGACCATACCCGTCGCAAGCGCTTTGCCGCACAATAACAGTGTCAGCGTTTGCATTTCTGGCCAGATGGATTGGCCATAATCCTGTTTGAGCGTCAGTTCCAAGCGCGTCAGCAGGTGCATGGCTTGTTGCAACTGGCGTCCATCGAGCCGTTGAAGTGCCTGAGTGAGCAGTGTACGTCGATTTTGCCACACCTTATGCTGATCAAACAGGGTGCGTAACGGTGTCGTCGCCATGTTGCGTTGTAAGGTGACCAACAGCGTCAACTCACGTTGCAGTATGCGTAGCAGAATCACGGGTTCGCTGTCTTCTGCTTGTAACTGTTGCAACACATGCCAGGCGCGTTTGCTTTTACCTGCCAGCACGGCATCCAGCCAGTGAAACGGCGTGAAATGTGCGGCATCGTTTACCGCCTGCTCGACCCGTGGCAGCGTGAGCTTGCCGTCAGGATAGAGCAGTGACAGACGTTCCAGCGCCTGCATCAACGCCAGAAGATTGCCTTCATAGCAGTAACACAGCAGTTGCGTGGCGGCATCATCCAGTTGCAGTTTGCATTGCTTGGCGCGTTGCGCCACCCAGCGCGGTAATTGCGCCTGTTCTGGTGTTAAACAGTTGATGATTACACCGTTTTGCGACAGTGCTTTATACCACGCGCTGTTTTCTTGCGCTTTGGTAAGTTTGCTGCCGCGCAGAATAGGCAATACGTCCTGATGCAGCAGCCCAGCCAGTTTGACCAGATTTTCTGCCATGGCCGCGTTGGGGCCGTTTTCCGGCAGTTGCAGCAGCAGGCTCTGCCGAGAAGCGAACAGGCTGAGTGCCTGACAAACGCTGAAAATAGCATCCCAATCGGTGCTTTGATCGAGTGTGAAACTGAAATGCTCGGTGAAGCCCTGCTCACGCGCGCGATGGCGTAGCGTATCCAGACTTTCCTGCAACAACAGTGGGTCGTTGCCAAGCAGCAGATAGCAAGCGCGCAGCCCTTCATTGAGCTGCGCGGCAAGCTGTTCCGGATAGATGCGGATCATGAACGCCCGTTGTTAGCGCTAATGGCGGCGGCACGTTGCTGACGGTTTTTCACCTCATCACTGCCATTGATGGTCACCAGTTTACGCACTAACTGCTCGGCAGCCTGACGGCGCATCTCCTTACGTATAATGTCCTGCTCGGCATCTTTTGCCAACGCGGCGAGCGGGTTATCAA
This genomic interval carries:
- the rlmH gene encoding 23S rRNA (pseudouridine(1915)-N(3))-methyltransferase RlmH; the protein is MRLQLVAVGTKMPDWVQTGFSDYLRRFPKDMPFELTEIPAGKRGKNADIKRILEREGELMLAAVGKGNRIVTLDIPGTPWETPQLASQLERWKQDGRDVSLLIGGPEGLAPACKAAAEQSWSLSPLTLPHPLVRVLVAESLYRAWSITTNHPYHRE
- the rsfS gene encoding ribosome silencing factor, translating into MQGQALQDFVIDKIDDLKGQDIVALNVRCKSSITDCMIICTGTSSRHVSSIADHVVQASRAAGMIPLGVEGQQSADWVVVDLGDVMVHVMQEESRHLYELEKLWS
- the nadD gene encoding nicotinate-nucleotide adenylyltransferase; translated protein: MTSATPAKLIAYFGGTFDPIHYGHLRPVTALADEIGVTRITLMPNNVPPHREQPEATAQQRKRMVELAIAEAPLFSVDDRELQRVTPSYTIDTLETLRGEMGDDQPLAFIIGQDSLLTLHTWHRGRDLLNVCHLLVCARPGYRTTLDTPEQQAWLEAHSAEHAAALHAQPHGLIYLAHTPLVTISATDIRQRRQKGEPCDDLVPPAVLHFMDAHDLYR
- the holA gene encoding DNA polymerase III subunit delta; protein product: MIRIYPEQLAAQLNEGLRACYLLLGNDPLLLQESLDTLRHRAREQGFTEHFSFTLDQSTDWDAIFSVCQALSLFASRQSLLLQLPENGPNAAMAENLVKLAGLLHQDVLPILRGSKLTKAQENSAWYKALSQNGVIINCLTPEQAQLPRWVAQRAKQCKLQLDDAATQLLCYCYEGNLLALMQALERLSLLYPDGKLTLPRVEQAVNDAAHFTPFHWLDAVLAGKSKRAWHVLQQLQAEDSEPVILLRILQRELTLLVTLQRNMATTPLRTLFDQHKVWQNRRTLLTQALQRLDGRQLQQAMHLLTRLELTLKQDYGQSIWPEMQTLTLLLCGKALATGMVNTDD